The Schistocerca piceifrons isolate TAMUIC-IGC-003096 chromosome 5, iqSchPice1.1, whole genome shotgun sequence genome has a segment encoding these proteins:
- the LOC124799302 gene encoding uncharacterized protein LOC124799302, with the protein MSRWCLLLFAVAAFAILVESRPADTDTADTGSSSPAEAEGDTGNNGFHFSSAVRELFTGLRSGNATQDSQQPHHSPLSALREAAVGAIQRARQRGAEGDGAGGGKGTSA; encoded by the exons ATGTCCCGCTGGTGCCTGCTCCTGTTCGCCGTGGCTGCCTTCGCCATCCTGGTGGAGAGCCGCCCGGCTGACACTGACACTGCTGACACTGGATCCAGCAGCCCGGCGGAAGCGGAAGGCGACACTGGGAACAACGGCTTCCACTTCAGCAGTGCGGTCCGCGAGCTCTTCACAG GTCTCCGCTCGGGTAACGCCACGCAGGACTCGCAGCAGCCGCACCACTCGCCGCTGAGCGCTCTGCGGGAAGCAGCGGTGGGCGCGATCCAGCGCGCGAGGCAGCGGGGAGCCGAAGGCGACGGCGCCGGCGGCGGCAAGGGGACCAGCGCCTAA